A stretch of the Patescibacteria group bacterium genome encodes the following:
- a CDS encoding ATP-dependent Clp protease proteolytic subunit: protein MNQTPKNSILVPTVLEKTHQGERAYDIYSRLLKDRIIFVGTAIDDTVANLIIAQLLHLENEDPKADIQMYINSPGGSVYAGLAMIDTMNYIKPEVSTICVGMAFSMGSQLLAAGAKGKRFALPNSKVMIHQGSAGFQGSPSDIEITAKEVLSLREVLDRQLAEATGKSYEQVRKDSDRDYYMTAKEAKEYGIIDEVISRSS from the coding sequence ATGAATCAGACCCCAAAAAATTCAATCTTAGTCCCAACCGTTTTAGAAAAAACTCATCAAGGTGAGCGCGCCTACGATATTTACTCGCGCCTGCTTAAGGACCGAATTATTTTTGTTGGTACTGCTATTGATGATACGGTGGCGAATCTAATAATTGCACAGTTGCTTCATCTCGAGAATGAAGATCCTAAGGCTGATATCCAGATGTACATTAACTCGCCGGGTGGATCGGTTTATGCTGGCCTAGCTATGATTGATACGATGAACTACATTAAGCCAGAGGTTTCGACTATTTGTGTTGGGATGGCGTTTAGTATGGGGTCGCAGTTGCTGGCTGCGGGCGCAAAAGGCAAACGCTTTGCACTCCCAAATTCTAAGGTCATGATTCACCAGGGGTCGGCGGGATTCCAGGGGAGCCCATCGGATATCGAGATTACTGCTAAAGAGGTCCTGTCGCTTCGTGAGGTGTTGGATCGGCAGCTAGCTGAGGCTACCGGAAAGTCATATGAGCAGGTTCGTAAAGACTCTGATCGTGACTACTACATGACCGCAAAAGAGGCTAAAGAGTATGGCATTATTGACGAGGTAATTAGCCGTAGCTCGTAA
- a CDS encoding DNA-directed RNA polymerase subunit beta — MSPWRPTLPIIKKEDVLAQATERRFFNKNREVIALPNLIQNQIASFEWFTTEGLKELFASVSPIEDFTGKSLALYFKDFYFEEPKIDEATAKGKNITYEVPLKAVVELVNKETGEKKSQEIFLGDYPWMTSKGTFIINGVERVVISQLVRSPGVFFASDMVGDEHLFGAKVIPSRGAWLEFDTAPNGVISVKIDRKRKLPVTTLLRAFGFADDSEIKSLFKDVDTGEVKYINETLDKDATSNMSEALMEVYRRIRPGDLATVDNSKQLIEGMFFDPKRYDFSKVGRYKINRRFGTKVPNTVENRIFRREDLVDILREIIRLNNDPQAKPEDIDDLSNRRLRMVGELIQDRFRIGLLRMERNVKDKMSLYDRETVTPGQLVNVRPVVASVKEFFASSQLSQFMNQTNPLAEIAHKRRLTATGAGGLSRERAGFEVRDVHRSHYGRICPIETPEGPNVGLVSNLATYTQVNEYGFLETPYRKVLNEVPAAEAAGHIARTNIKDSSGSVIVKTGEVITAAAAKKLAKLDSEMVPVKAKVTSDVVYLDSADEAQAAITEASTPLNDDNYFAESRVPVRRGGETVEADSNLVNYMDVSSKQIISVSTALIPFIENDDPKRALMGANMQKQAVSLVKPEAPVVGTGMEAIVARDSGQVIVAEEDGEVITATASKIVVKYKKKGEQTYELIKFSRSNEGTSVNQKVVVTSGQKLKQGDVLADGMSTDNGELALGQNVLVAFMSWGGYNFEDAIIISQRLVQDDRYSSIHIETYEVDVRDTKLGPEIVTRDIPNVSEDSLKDLDENGVVRIGAEVSAGDILVGKITPKGEQELSSEERLLRAIFGEKARDVKDTSLRMPNGERGKVVGVKVFSRENGDELQAGVIEQYHVSVAQLRKMSAGDKMAGRHGNKGVVAKVVPIEDMPYLDDGTPVDMILNPLGVSSRMNIGQVFETHLGLAARALGYNVATPAFDGVNVEKIKEELKRAGLPDDGKSQLFDGKTGEPFQERTTVGYKYMLKLDHMVDDKLHARSTGPYAMVTQQPLGGKAQRGGQRFGEMEVWALEAYGAANTLQEILTIKSDDVVGRSKAYEAIIKGEEIRGPRIPESFNVLVKELQSLGMAIDLIREDGGEEKELDAEEVLSDQITAEANELGNDKLMKGDEVADMPLVDLAGGQEDPLEVEAEVAAEAATTDAVTTEQEA; from the coding sequence ATGTCCCCCTGGCGCCCCACATTACCAATAATCAAGAAGGAGGATGTCTTGGCACAGGCCACCGAGCGTCGATTCTTTAACAAAAACCGCGAAGTTATCGCACTACCAAATTTAATTCAAAATCAAATTGCCTCGTTTGAGTGGTTCACCACCGAAGGCCTTAAGGAGCTGTTTGCTTCGGTTAGTCCAATTGAGGACTTTACCGGTAAGAGCCTAGCGCTCTACTTTAAGGACTTTTACTTTGAAGAGCCCAAGATCGATGAGGCTACCGCTAAAGGTAAGAACATAACCTACGAAGTGCCGCTTAAGGCAGTGGTTGAGCTGGTTAATAAAGAGACCGGCGAGAAGAAGAGCCAGGAAATCTTTTTGGGTGACTACCCCTGGATGACCAGTAAGGGCACCTTCATCATTAATGGTGTTGAGCGAGTAGTGATTAGCCAGTTGGTTCGTTCACCTGGCGTATTCTTTGCTTCCGACATGGTTGGCGACGAGCACCTATTTGGCGCCAAGGTTATTCCAAGCCGTGGAGCTTGGTTGGAGTTCGATACCGCTCCAAACGGCGTGATTTCGGTCAAGATTGATCGTAAGCGCAAGCTGCCGGTTACCACTCTGTTGCGCGCCTTTGGATTTGCCGATGATTCCGAAATTAAAAGTCTGTTTAAAGACGTTGATACCGGTGAGGTTAAGTACATCAATGAGACCCTCGATAAGGACGCTACCAGCAACATGAGCGAGGCCTTGATGGAGGTTTATCGCCGGATTCGTCCGGGTGATTTGGCTACCGTTGATAACTCAAAGCAGTTGATTGAAGGCATGTTCTTTGACCCTAAGCGTTACGACTTTTCGAAGGTCGGTCGCTACAAGATTAACCGCCGATTTGGTACCAAGGTGCCAAACACGGTTGAAAACCGCATCTTCCGCCGTGAGGATTTGGTAGACATCTTGCGCGAGATCATCCGTCTTAACAACGACCCTCAGGCTAAGCCAGAGGATATTGATGATCTGTCAAACCGTCGCTTGCGAATGGTTGGTGAGCTGATTCAGGATCGTTTCCGAATTGGTCTTTTGCGCATGGAGCGCAACGTTAAGGATAAGATGAGCTTGTACGACCGCGAGACAGTTACCCCAGGTCAGCTGGTTAACGTTCGACCGGTAGTGGCTAGCGTTAAGGAGTTCTTTGCTAGCTCGCAGTTGAGCCAGTTTATGAACCAAACCAACCCACTAGCCGAGATTGCGCACAAGCGACGCTTAACCGCGACCGGCGCCGGTGGTTTAAGCCGCGAACGAGCCGGTTTTGAGGTGCGCGATGTACACCGTAGTCACTATGGTCGTATCTGCCCAATTGAAACTCCCGAAGGTCCAAACGTTGGTTTGGTGTCCAACCTGGCTACTTATACTCAAGTTAATGAGTACGGCTTTTTGGAAACTCCTTATCGCAAGGTACTAAATGAGGTTCCGGCGGCTGAGGCGGCGGGGCATATTGCTCGAACCAACATCAAAGACTCTAGTGGCAGTGTGATCGTAAAGACGGGTGAGGTTATCACCGCAGCAGCAGCTAAAAAGCTAGCTAAGCTAGACAGCGAAATGGTGCCGGTTAAGGCTAAGGTTACCAGCGACGTGGTCTACTTGGATTCTGCCGACGAAGCCCAGGCTGCTATCACCGAAGCTTCAACCCCACTAAACGATGACAACTACTTTGCTGAAAGTCGCGTACCGGTTCGTCGTGGTGGCGAGACGGTTGAGGCCGACTCAAACTTGGTCAACTACATGGATGTATCAAGTAAGCAAATCATCTCGGTTTCAACCGCTTTGATTCCATTTATTGAAAACGATGACCCGAAGCGAGCGCTGATGGGCGCGAACATGCAGAAGCAGGCCGTTTCGCTAGTTAAGCCAGAGGCGCCAGTGGTTGGTACCGGTATGGAGGCGATTGTGGCTCGCGATTCAGGTCAGGTGATTGTGGCCGAAGAGGATGGCGAGGTGATTACCGCTACCGCCAGCAAGATCGTGGTTAAGTACAAGAAAAAGGGCGAGCAAACCTACGAGCTGATTAAGTTTTCGCGCAGCAACGAAGGCACCAGTGTTAACCAAAAGGTAGTGGTAACCAGCGGTCAGAAGCTCAAGCAGGGTGACGTGTTGGCCGATGGTATGTCGACCGATAATGGTGAGCTGGCGCTGGGCCAGAACGTGCTGGTGGCATTCATGTCATGGGGTGGTTACAACTTTGAGGACGCCATCATTATCAGCCAGCGGTTGGTACAGGATGATCGTTACAGCTCAATTCACATTGAGACCTACGAGGTCGACGTGCGTGACACCAAGCTGGGGCCGGAGATTGTTACTCGAGACATTCCAAACGTTAGCGAAGACAGCCTTAAAGACTTGGACGAAAACGGTGTGGTCCGCATTGGTGCGGAGGTTAGCGCCGGAGACATTCTAGTCGGCAAGATTACTCCTAAGGGTGAGCAAGAGCTGTCGAGCGAAGAGCGTTTGCTGCGAGCCATCTTTGGCGAAAAGGCCCGCGACGTTAAAGATACCAGCCTGCGGATGCCAAACGGCGAACGTGGTAAGGTGGTTGGCGTTAAGGTCTTTAGCCGCGAAAACGGTGACGAGCTACAGGCCGGAGTAATCGAGCAGTATCACGTATCGGTAGCTCAGCTACGTAAAATGAGCGCCGGCGACAAGATGGCCGGACGCCACGGTAACAAGGGTGTGGTTGCTAAGGTTGTGCCAATCGAGGATATGCCATATCTCGATGATGGTACTCCAGTCGACATGATTTTGAACCCGCTTGGCGTAAGTTCACGTATGAACATCGGACAGGTGTTTGAGACTCACCTGGGTCTTGCCGCTCGAGCGCTGGGTTACAACGTGGCTACACCAGCCTTTGACGGTGTTAACGTCGAAAAGATTAAAGAAGAGCTCAAGCGAGCCGGCCTCCCCGATGATGGTAAGTCGCAGCTGTTTGACGGTAAGACCGGCGAGCCGTTCCAGGAGCGAACTACGGTTGGTTACAAGTACATGCTTAAGCTCGACCACATGGTTGACGACAAGCTGCATGCTCGCTCAACCGGCCCATACGCTATGGTGACTCAGCAGCCACTTGGCGGTAAGGCACAACGTGGTGGTCAGCGCTTTGGTGAGATGGAGGTGTGGGCACTCGAAGCTTACGGTGCCGCTAACACCCTGCAGGAAATCCTGACTATTAAATCAGACGACGTGGTTGGTCGCTCAAAGGCCTACGAGGCCATCATTAAGGGCGAAGAGATCCGCGGACCACGTATCCCCGAGTCATTCAACGTGTTGGTTAAGGAGTTGCAGAGCTTAGGTATGGCAATCGACTTAATCCGCGAAGATGGCGGCGAGGAAAAAGAGCTGGATGCCGAAGAGGTACTAAGCGACCAAATTACGGCTGAAGCCAATGAACTAGGAAACGATAAGTTAATGAAGGGTGATGAGGTAGCTGATATGCCGCTGGTTGATTTAGCTGGTGGGCAAGAAGATCCATTAGAGGTTGAGGCAGAGGTCGCTGCCGAAGCCGCTACTACAGACGCCGTAACTACGGAGCAAGAGGCCTAA
- the rpoC gene encoding DNA-directed RNA polymerase subunit beta' has product MIAEKTDNNMLNQSASEFDAVRLSLASPKQILDWSHGEVTKPETINYRTQKPEKDGLFCEKIFGPTKDWECYCGKYKRIRYKDVVCDKCGVRVTRSIVRRERMGHISLAVPVTHIWFLRGTPSTVGLALNMSIRDLERVVYFANYIVTDVNDERRKGALSDLEADYKSRRDEVVKGHEQKAAEADADVKAIAEAQSRELSDLEVTYDAAKTELEGLAPLTLLTEAKYRDLNLKYGDVFKADIGAEAIRNLLAEIDLDKLVDDLTKEADEAVGQKKKKILKRLKMLEGMRNAGLRPEWTVMTEMPVIPPDLRPMVQLAGGRFAASDLNDLYRRVINRNNRLKRLIELDAPEVIRRNEKRMLQEAVDALMDNNARRERAVSSTSTRRKLKSLSDVLKGKQGRFRQNLLGKRVDYSGRSVIVSGPNLKLYECGLPKMMALELFKPFVMAKLIERDLAHNVKSAGRMIERARTEVWDTLEEIIAEKYVLLNRAPTLHRLGIQAFKPILIEGKAIQLHPLVCSAFNADFDGDQMAVHVPLSDAAQKEAREIMLSSHNLLKPADGSAVVNPSQDIVLGCYYLTYDKFGDDQPVKHFADASEAIYAYENETIKLQNRVTVPINGERTQTTVGRILLNEILPEEIDFRNETMTKKKLQNLVAEVFTVSGPEVTAVIVDKIKDLGFRHSTKSGVSIGIDDFVTPHKKEGYVNDGEKQVIEISKQYEMGLITEDERYRRTIEAWQGTNENIKGDLQDEMAVSDSTIGMFVESGARGDFSQVNQISGMLGLVNNPTGRIIELPIRSSYKEGFSMLEYFSSTHGARKGLTDTALRTAESGYLTRRLVDVAQDIIVTIEDCGDKHGSLVTRAESEAMGEGFAARLAGRFVAAAVKDGSSTLVKAGGLITDELAEQIAETKSIDEVRLRSVLECTSQWGVCQKCYGVDLARGQVVKLGEPVGVIAAQSIGEPGTQLTMRTFHKGAAATGADITHGLPRVEEIFEARAPKGQAVLSEVDGVASVKEAGGKTTIRVTPANVKITEYALEERIPEVKNGDSVVPGDILAADGKGKKAIKAKAEGTVEVKKDKILLTHAGEAHRDHVVPSYQQVEVSNGDLVTRGQRLTEGSINLQDMLNLLGEQAVRRYIVSEVQSIYASQGQTIADKHIEIIIRQMFSRVQIEEPGDSLFVTGDIVSRTAANEENAELVANGKKPSTYEQLLLPITKISISSDSFLSAASFQDTSRVLIGAAVRGKVDKLRGLKENVIIGRLIPVGTGYNVDGEADEAAELEHPVVVGAVETEPTPAATEPVTD; this is encoded by the coding sequence ATGATAGCAGAAAAAACCGATAACAATATGCTCAACCAATCCGCTAGCGAGTTCGACGCGGTTCGATTGAGCCTGGCTAGTCCAAAGCAGATTTTGGACTGGTCTCACGGCGAGGTAACCAAGCCGGAAACCATTAATTACCGCACTCAAAAGCCAGAAAAGGACGGACTGTTCTGCGAAAAGATCTTTGGTCCGACCAAGGACTGGGAGTGCTACTGTGGTAAGTACAAGCGAATTCGCTACAAGGATGTGGTTTGCGATAAGTGTGGCGTGCGCGTAACTCGTAGCATTGTCCGCCGCGAGCGCATGGGTCACATTAGCCTAGCCGTACCCGTCACTCACATTTGGTTCTTGCGTGGTACTCCTTCGACCGTTGGCCTGGCTCTGAACATGAGCATTCGTGATCTAGAGCGAGTGGTTTACTTTGCCAACTACATCGTTACCGATGTTAACGACGAGCGCCGCAAGGGTGCCCTCAGCGATTTAGAGGCCGACTATAAGAGCCGTCGTGACGAGGTGGTTAAGGGTCATGAGCAAAAGGCAGCCGAGGCTGATGCCGATGTTAAAGCCATCGCCGAGGCCCAAAGCCGCGAGCTTAGCGATCTTGAAGTTACCTATGATGCCGCAAAGACCGAGCTTGAGGGCTTGGCCCCACTTACGCTGCTAACTGAGGCTAAATACCGTGATCTCAACCTAAAGTACGGCGACGTATTTAAGGCCGATATCGGTGCCGAAGCTATTCGTAACCTACTGGCTGAGATTGATCTTGATAAGCTGGTTGATGATTTGACCAAGGAGGCCGATGAGGCTGTTGGCCAAAAGAAAAAGAAGATCTTAAAGCGCCTCAAGATGCTTGAAGGTATGCGTAACGCTGGCTTGCGTCCTGAGTGGACGGTTATGACCGAGATGCCGGTGATTCCACCCGATCTGCGACCAATGGTGCAGTTGGCTGGTGGTCGTTTTGCGGCTTCCGACCTCAACGACCTTTACCGCCGCGTGATCAACCGTAACAACCGGTTGAAGCGTTTGATTGAGCTGGATGCGCCAGAAGTGATTCGTCGAAACGAAAAGCGCATGTTGCAAGAAGCGGTTGATGCCCTCATGGACAACAACGCCCGCCGCGAACGTGCGGTTAGCTCTACCAGTACTCGTCGCAAGCTCAAGAGCTTGAGCGATGTGCTAAAAGGTAAGCAGGGTCGCTTCCGCCAGAACTTGCTGGGTAAGCGCGTCGACTACTCCGGACGTTCGGTAATCGTTTCCGGTCCAAACCTCAAACTGTATGAATGTGGTTTGCCAAAAATGATGGCCCTGGAGCTGTTTAAGCCGTTTGTGATGGCCAAGTTGATTGAGCGTGATTTGGCTCACAACGTTAAGTCGGCCGGTCGCATGATTGAGCGTGCTCGTACCGAGGTATGGGACACTCTCGAAGAGATCATTGCCGAAAAGTATGTGCTACTAAACCGTGCTCCAACCCTTCACCGTCTTGGTATCCAGGCCTTTAAGCCGATCTTGATTGAAGGTAAGGCGATTCAGCTGCACCCGCTAGTATGTTCGGCCTTTAACGCCGACTTCGATGGCGACCAGATGGCGGTTCACGTACCACTATCTGATGCCGCTCAAAAAGAGGCTCGCGAGATCATGTTGTCATCGCACAACCTGCTCAAGCCAGCCGATGGCTCGGCGGTGGTGAACCCAAGTCAAGATATTGTGCTTGGCTGCTACTACCTAACCTACGACAAGTTTGGCGATGATCAGCCGGTGAAGCACTTTGCTGATGCATCTGAGGCAATTTACGCCTATGAGAATGAGACCATTAAGCTGCAAAACCGCGTCACGGTGCCAATTAACGGCGAGCGAACTCAGACCACCGTTGGTCGAATCTTGCTCAACGAGATCTTGCCAGAAGAGATTGATTTCCGTAACGAAACCATGACCAAAAAGAAGCTGCAGAACTTGGTGGCCGAGGTGTTTACCGTTAGTGGCCCAGAGGTTACCGCGGTAATTGTGGACAAGATTAAGGATCTCGGCTTCCGTCACTCAACCAAGAGTGGTGTGTCGATCGGTATTGACGACTTTGTAACTCCGCACAAAAAAGAGGGTTACGTAAATGATGGCGAAAAGCAGGTAATCGAGATCAGTAAGCAGTACGAAATGGGCTTAATTACTGAAGATGAGCGCTATCGTCGCACAATTGAGGCCTGGCAGGGCACCAACGAGAACATTAAGGGTGATCTTCAGGACGAGATGGCGGTTAGTGATTCTACCATCGGAATGTTTGTTGAGTCCGGTGCTCGAGGTGACTTCAGCCAGGTTAACCAGATTTCTGGTATGTTGGGTCTGGTCAACAACCCAACCGGTCGCATCATCGAGCTGCCAATTCGCAGTAGCTACAAAGAAGGCTTCTCGATGCTTGAGTACTTCAGTTCGACTCACGGTGCCCGTAAGGGTCTAACCGATACCGCTCTGCGTACCGCCGAGTCAGGATATTTGACCCGCCGATTAGTGGACGTGGCTCAGGACATCATCGTAACCATCGAAGACTGTGGCGATAAGCACGGTAGCTTGGTTACCCGAGCCGAGTCTGAGGCGATGGGCGAGGGCTTTGCAGCTCGTTTGGCCGGTCGCTTTGTAGCCGCCGCAGTAAAAGACGGCTCCAGCACCCTAGTTAAGGCTGGTGGGCTGATTACCGATGAGCTGGCCGAGCAGATTGCCGAGACCAAGAGCATTGACGAAGTTCGCTTGCGTAGCGTGCTTGAGTGTACCTCGCAGTGGGGCGTCTGCCAGAAGTGTTACGGTGTTGATCTCGCTCGCGGTCAGGTCGTTAAGCTGGGTGAGCCGGTTGGTGTAATCGCCGCCCAGTCTATTGGTGAGCCTGGAACTCAGCTAACCATGCGTACCTTCCACAAGGGTGCTGCCGCGACCGGTGCCGACATTACTCACGGTTTGCCACGCGTAGAAGAGATTTTCGAAGCTCGTGCTCCTAAGGGACAGGCAGTGCTGTCTGAGGTTGACGGTGTGGCTAGCGTTAAAGAAGCTGGCGGCAAAACCACCATTCGAGTAACACCAGCCAACGTTAAGATTACCGAGTATGCCCTCGAAGAGCGCATCCCAGAGGTTAAGAACGGTGACAGCGTGGTACCAGGAGACATTTTGGCTGCCGACGGCAAGGGCAAGAAGGCGATTAAGGCTAAGGCCGAAGGTACGGTTGAGGTTAAGAAGGATAAGATCCTGCTAACTCACGCCGGCGAAGCTCACCGCGATCATGTGGTGCCAAGCTACCAGCAGGTAGAGGTCTCTAACGGCGACCTAGTCACTCGTGGCCAGCGCCTAACCGAAGGTTCAATCAATCTTCAGGATATGCTCAACCTGTTAGGCGAGCAGGCGGTTCGTCGCTATATCGTATCTGAGGTCCAGTCGATTTACGCCTCACAGGGTCAGACCATTGCCGACAAGCACATCGAGATCATCATTCGACAGATGTTCTCGCGCGTACAGATTGAGGAGCCGGGTGACAGCCTGTTTGTAACCGGCGACATTGTATCGCGTACCGCTGCTAACGAAGAGAACGCAGAGCTTGTAGCTAACGGTAAGAAGCCGTCGACGTATGAGCAGCTACTACTGCCAATCACTAAGATCTCAATCTCGTCCGACTCATTCTTGAGTGCGGCCAGCTTCCAGGACACCAGTCGCGTGTTGATTGGTGCTGCCGTTCGCGGTAAGGTCGACAAGCTACGTGGCCTCAAAGAAAATGTGATCATTGGTCGCTTGATTCCAGTTGGAACCGGCTACAATGTTGACGGCGAGGCTGATGAGGCGGCTGAGCTAGAGCACCCAGTTGTGGTTGGCGCGGTAGAAACCGAACCGACTCCAGCAGCTACTGAGCCGGTCACAGATTGA
- a CDS encoding 30S ribosomal protein S12 produces MPTINQLIRKPRQSKGQKSNTPALGRTLNALKGKTYAKGAPLKRGVCTKVSTTTPKKPNSALRKIARVRLSNGMEVTAYIPGEGHNLQEHSVVLIRGGRVKDLPGVRYHIVRGALDTAGVSNRKQGRSKYGAKKDKS; encoded by the coding sequence ATGCCAACAATTAATCAATTAATTCGTAAGCCACGCCAGTCTAAGGGACAGAAGTCAAACACTCCTGCCCTAGGCCGGACGTTGAACGCGCTTAAGGGTAAGACCTATGCCAAGGGTGCGCCCTTAAAGCGCGGTGTGTGTACCAAGGTGTCTACCACCACCCCAAAGAAGCCAAACTCGGCTTTGCGTAAGATTGCACGTGTACGCCTCTCTAACGGAATGGAAGTCACCGCTTACATTCCGGGTGAGGGCCACAACCTGCAGGAGCACAGCGTGGTACTGATCCGCGGTGGTCGTGTAAAGGACCTTCCGGGTGTGCGTTACCACATCGTGCGCGGTGCGCTTGATACCGCTGGTGTCAGCAACCGCAAGCAGGGTCGTAGCAAGTATGGCGCTAAAAAAGATAAGAGCTAA
- a CDS encoding 30S ribosomal protein S7 — MPRKKTKSFKRQINPDLQYQSVLVSKMINKIMRHGKKRLAESLMYGAMSEIKEKLKQDPLEVFETAIKNVSPQLQVRAKRIGGATYQVPMEVKGDRKTHLAMTWILDSVRNKSGKPFDKLLAQELMDAYNNTGDAIKKKEDTHRMAEANKAFAHFARY, encoded by the coding sequence ATGCCACGAAAAAAGACCAAGTCATTTAAACGCCAAATCAACCCGGATCTTCAGTATCAGAGCGTATTGGTATCCAAGATGATCAACAAGATCATGCGCCATGGTAAAAAGCGTCTGGCTGAAAGCCTAATGTATGGCGCAATGAGCGAGATCAAAGAAAAGCTGAAGCAGGATCCGCTAGAAGTGTTTGAGACCGCGATTAAGAACGTCTCACCTCAGCTACAGGTACGAGCTAAGCGAATCGGCGGCGCCACCTACCAGGTACCAATGGAGGTCAAGGGCGATCGTAAGACTCACTTGGCCATGACTTGGATTCTTGATTCGGTGCGCAACAAGTCGGGTAAGCCGTTCGATAAGCTACTAGCCCAGGAGCTAATGGACGCTTACAATAACACCGGTGACGCAATTAAGAAAAAAGAAGACACCCACCGCATGGCCGAGGCCAACAAAGCCTTTGCTCACTTTGCGCGGTATTAA
- the fusA gene encoding elongation factor G, with amino-acid sequence MAREYSLDKTRNIGIIAHIDAGKTTTTEGILYRTGKTHKIGEVHEGEATMDWMEQEQERGITITSAATTCFWNDTRINIIDTPGHIDFTVEVERSLRVLDGAVTVFDGKMGVEPQSETVWRQADKYGVPRICFINKINQTGGDFYKSLESIHERLSKRVYAIHLPIGFEQSINGIVDLVEMKAFTYGDYTDKELKEVEIPADMKEKVERYRNHLIEAAVEADDDMMEKYLEGNELTVEELKGLIRKSVLSGEFYAVSGGDGRGVIVEKLLDAVVDYLPSPLDVPPVTGTDPKTGETLLRKSSDEEPFSALAFKIAADPFVGKLAFFRVYSGTLKSGSYILNSSTGQKERIGRILRMHANSREEVQEVYAGEIAAAVGLKGTMTGHTMSDQANPIILESIEFPDPVIQIAIEPKTKADQEKMSLALQRLAEEDPTFRVSTNHETGQTLIAGMGELHLDILVDRMKREFKVEANIGTPQVAYRETIRKPNQVQGKFVRQSGGRGQYGDVWLELTPQEPGAGFEFENAIVGGVIPREYIKPVEEGVKEAMQNGVLAGYPVVDIKAKLYDGSYHDVDSSEMAFKIAGSMALQEGVRKGDPVMLEPVMKVEVTVPEEFMGDVIGDINSKRGRIQEMTDRGQAKVVQAFVPLAEMFGYTTTLRSMTQGRASNSMEFDHYAEVPPNVAEDIIGKHAASKA; translated from the coding sequence ATGGCACGCGAATATAGTTTAGATAAAACTCGTAACATTGGCATCATTGCCCACATTGACGCTGGTAAAACCACCACTACCGAAGGTATTTTGTACCGTACCGGTAAGACTCACAAGATTGGTGAGGTTCATGAAGGCGAAGCCACCATGGACTGGATGGAGCAAGAGCAAGAGCGCGGTATTACCATTACCTCGGCTGCGACCACCTGTTTCTGGAACGATACTCGTATCAACATCATTGATACGCCGGGCCACATCGACTTTACCGTAGAGGTTGAGCGGTCTTTGCGCGTGCTCGACGGCGCGGTGACGGTGTTTGACGGCAAGATGGGTGTGGAGCCACAGTCGGAGACGGTTTGGCGTCAGGCCGACAAGTACGGCGTGCCTCGCATTTGTTTTATTAACAAGATTAACCAGACCGGCGGAGACTTTTACAAGAGTCTCGAGTCGATTCATGAGCGTTTGAGCAAGCGCGTCTACGCCATTCACCTGCCAATTGGTTTTGAGCAGAGCATCAACGGAATCGTTGATTTGGTTGAAATGAAGGCCTTTACCTACGGCGACTACACCGACAAGGAGCTGAAAGAGGTTGAGATCCCAGCCGACATGAAGGAAAAGGTTGAACGCTACCGCAACCATTTGATTGAGGCGGCGGTTGAGGCCGATGACGACATGATGGAGAAGTATCTGGAAGGTAACGAGCTAACCGTTGAGGAGCTCAAGGGCTTGATCCGTAAGAGCGTGCTTTCGGGTGAGTTCTACGCCGTTAGTGGTGGCGATGGTCGCGGCGTGATTGTTGAAAAACTGCTTGATGCGGTGGTTGACTACCTACCAAGCCCGCTCGACGTTCCTCCAGTTACCGGTACCGATCCAAAGACCGGCGAGACCTTGCTGCGTAAAAGTAGCGACGAGGAGCCATTTTCGGCCCTCGCCTTTAAGATTGCCGCCGACCCATTTGTTGGTAAGCTCGCCTTCTTCCGCGTTTACTCAGGTACGCTTAAGTCCGGTTCATACATTCTTAACTCAAGCACCGGCCAAAAGGAGCGCATCGGTCGAATCCTACGTATGCATGCCAACAGCCGCGAAGAAGTGCAAGAAGTGTACGCCGGTGAGATTGCCGCTGCCGTGGGTCTTAAGGGCACCATGACCGGCCACACCATGAGCGATCAAGCTAACCCAATTATTCTTGAAAGCATCGAGTTCCCGGATCCAGTTATCCAGATCGCGATTGAGCCAAAGACCAAGGCCGACCAAGAAAAGATGAGTTTAGCTCTCCAGCGCTTGGCCGAAGAGGATCCAACCTTCCGGGTTTCGACCAACCATGAGACCGGTCAGACCTTGATTGCCGGTATGGGTGAGCTTCACCTGGACATTTTGGTAGACCGCATGAAGCGTGAATTTAAGGTTGAGGCTAACATCGGTACACCACAGGTAGCGTACCGTGAGACTATCCGCAAGCCGAATCAGGTTCAGGGCAAGTTTGTCCGTCAGTCGGGTGGACGCGGTCAGTATGGTGACGTCTGGCTAGAACTAACCCCACAGGAGCCTGGTGCCGGCTTTGAGTTTGAAAACGCCATCGTTGGTGGTGTGATCCCACGCGAGTACATCAAGCCGGTCGAAGAGGGCGTTAAAGAGGCCATGCAAAACGGCGTGTTGGCTGGCTACCCGGTAGTCGACATCAAGGCCAAGTTATACGACGGCTCGTACCACGATGTTGACTCCAGTGAAATGGCCTTTAAGATTGCCGGTTCAATGGCGCTGCAAGAGGGTGTACGCAAGGGCGATCCAGTTATGTTGGAGCCGGTAATGAAGGTCGAGGTAACCGTACCAGAAGAGTTTATGGGCGACGTAATTGGTGACATCAACTCCAAGCGTGGTCGTATCCAAGAAATGACCGATCGTGGTCAGGCCAAGGTGGTTCAGGCCTTTGTGCCACTGGCTGAGATGTTTGGTTATACCACTACCTTACGTTCGATGACCCAGGGCCGTGCCTCAAACTCAATGGAGTTTGATCACTACGCCGAGGTCCCACCTAACGTAGCCGAGGATATTATCGGCAAGCACGCCGCTTCTAAAGCCTAA